A single Oryza brachyantha chromosome 8, ObraRS2, whole genome shotgun sequence DNA region contains:
- the LOC102707333 gene encoding ubiquitin carboxyl-terminal hydrolase 2-like has product MNQHWVALMYKRPNVAHCFACEDSYFIRSEKPLGAMATVKDDSSIGTIKKDEKGMAIDNEAGGHASAAKEADSGGGDMAVLTNDATPQQCKHAYKRGDIVRVTKRILSRDIAPMCSDSACDTFEGSLILVCLGCEKAFCAEHAGMHAKNTKHWNYLIYQNPHVVSCFVCKGIVFLSVGVDKKEKLADNATADHASGSVIGHAHAIKGIPNLGNTCYLNALLQCLLVLGRLRARMLGLDAPPTGTLGLVLRDLFKDTGSVNNGGDLLDPKNLLKCVQILHPQFRGTCMQDSHEMLCCLRNGLDMEESIMTPSNMQDGDPSAVAPTVFHSIFGGQLSVTKFCKCCSFHSVSHDAFYDLSVPLPEKALAKRVEPPWSTKGLRSQRKRNTEKIHRIAEDGDSQSVALELEDVFLVKRSEPLKVDSTKVEQILQSNDAIHGHFQTHKDKVQGKAVDVLSQKVLYDAATEDSCIPEDLASPPFVSPLREENPLIASGSDVEKNDSTVQPEVSTEAKITTCSVKITSKDKGKVHSSHILYDKVQGINSVASIEECLELHFEAAMMEWTCENCSKVAQKPGNIIGSSECQVEEKQNEQMDRKKGTVQTRLSKLPPVLVIHLKRNLGPHKVIGHVSFQKVLDVGLFMDPSSEDKYNSSYRLVGIIEHQGLGKDAGHFVAYVRKGRPQQSNGSSLWFRASDTKIRKISLEEVLKCEAYLLFYERIEG; this is encoded by the exons ATGAACCAGCATTGGGTTGCTTTGATGTACAAGAGACCAAATGTGGCGCATTGCTTTGCGTGTGAAGACTCCTATTTCATCAGAAGTGAGAAGCCTTTGGGGGCAATGGCGACTGTTAAGGATGACTCCTCCATCGGTACCATTAAGAAGGATGAGAAGGGAATGGCGATCGACAATGAGGCAGGAGGTCATGCGTCTGCAGCGAAAGAGGCTGATTCTGGAGGCGGCGATATGGCGGTGTTAACCAATGATGCTACTCCCCAGCAGTGCAAACACGCGTATAAGAGGGGTGATATTGTTCGGGTCACTAAAAGGATCTTGTCACGCGATATTGCCCCTATGTGTAGTGATTCTGCGTGTGATACCTTTGAGGGGAGCTTGATCTTGGTGTGCCTGGGATGTGAAAAGGCTTTCTGCGCTGAGCACGCCGGTATGCATGCCAAGAACACCAAGCATTGGAATTATTTGATATACCAAAACCCGCATGTGGTGTCCTGCTTTGTGTGTAAAGGCATCGTTTTCCTCAGTGTTGGGGTGGATAAGAAGGAGAAACTGGCTGACAATGCGACAGCTGATCATGCGTCTGGGTCAGTTATTGGGCATGCCCATGCTATCAAAGGGATACCGAATCTTGGAAACACTTGTTATTTGAATGCATTGTTGCAGTGCCTCCTTGTGCTTGGAAGGCTGCGGGCAAGGATGTTAGGACTGGATGCTCCTCCAACAGGGACCCTTGGTCTAGTACTGAGAGATCTCTTTAAGGATACAGGCAGCGTGAACAATGGAGGAGACCTTCTGGATCCAAAGAATCTCTTGAAATGTGTACAAATATTGCACCCACAGTTTCGAGGCACTTGTATGCAAGACAGCCATGAAATGCTTTGCTGTCTGCGCAATGGTTTGGATATGGAGGAGAGTATAATGACGCCGTCTAACATGCAAGATGGTGATCCTAGTGCAGTGGCTCCTACAGTTTTTCATTCCATTTTTGGTGGTCAACTGTCTGTTACCAAATTTTGCAAGTGTTGCTCGTTTCATTCAGTTTCCCATGATGCATTCTATGATCTCTCAGTGCCACTACCTGAGAAGGCTTTAGCCAAAAGGGTTGAACCACCATGGAGCACTAAAGGTCTCAGATCTCAACGGAAGAGGAATACAGAAAAGATTCATAGAATTGCTGAAGATGGTGATTCTCAGAGTGTTGCTTTAGAATTGGAAGATGTCTTCTTGGTGAAAAGATCAGAGCCTTTGAAAGTTG ATTCTACTAAAGTGGAGCAGATATTACAAAGCAATGATGCAATTCATGGTCATTTCCAGACACATAAGGATAAGGTCCAAGGAAAGGCTGTTGATGTCCTTTCTCAAAAAGTGTTGTATGATGCGGCAACAGAAGATTCCTGCATTCCGGAAGACCTTGCTTCACCTCCATTTGTTTCTCCACTAAGGGAAGAGAATCCACTGATAGCATCAGGCAGTGATGTAGAGAAAAATGACAGTACTGTTCAGCCAGAAGTTAGTACAGAAGCCAAAATAACCACTTGCTCAGTAAAAATTACTTCAAAAGACAAGGGGAAAGTACATAGTAGTCATATTTTATATGACAAGGTACAAGGTATCAACTCTGTTGCGTCAATTGAGGAGTGCTTGGAATTGCATTTTGAAGCAGCGATGATGGAATGGACCTGTGAGAACTGCTCCAAGGTTGCTCAGAAACCAGGCAACATTATAGGTTCTAGTGAATGCCAAGTGgaagaaaagcaaaatgaACAGATGGATAGGAAAAAAGGTACAGTTCAAACACGTCTAAGCAAGCTGCCACCTGTATTAGTCATTCATCTGAAGAGAAATTTGGGACCTCATAAGGTAATAGGACATGTGAGCTTTCAAAAAGTCCTTGATGTGGGACTGTTCATGGACCCCAG CTCTGAGGACAAATATAATTCCAGCTATCGTCTAGTTGGTATTATTGAGCACCAGGGCCTTGGCAAAGATGCAGGGCACTTTGTTGCTTATGTGAGAAAAGGTCGTCCGCAGCAGAGCAATGGCTCTTCCCTATGGTTTCGTGCAAGTGATACCAAAATCAGAAAAATCTCTTTAGAAGAAGTTCTCAAGTGTGAGGCTTACCTTCTATTCTATGAGAGGATTGAAGGCTAA
- the LOC102715135 gene encoding transcriptional activator FHA1 isoform X2: MATLGASAMPAGSSGGDGEVEAGFAKLQGEDFEYYMQTYSIMLGRNSKKSTVDVDLSSLGGGMNISRHHARIFYDFQRRRFALDVIGKNGCLVEGVLHLPGNPPVKLDSQDLLQIGDKKFYFLLPTRSIFASAAAARHAPIIPPQMPPPSYVRTGRPRLSDFHDRSFEGDYGREGDDIGNGVSEGGMRGKLIKRNKKLSGESDIYGGHRHRINAEAIGTLGEESRSEIRSRGDRDMDNQHILQAEEKDVVSSVATVLSDLCGPGEWMPMAKLHTENSHGALFSDVFSVHFQPVI, encoded by the exons ATGGCCACCCTCGGCGCCAGCGCGATGCCCGCGGGATCctcgggcggcgacggcgaggtggaggcAGGGTTCGCGAAGCTCCAGGGGGAGGACTTCGAGTACTACATGCAGACCTACTCGATCATGCTCGGCCGCAACAGCAAGAAGTCGACGGTGGACGTGGATCTCTCCAGCCTCGGCGGGGGCATGAACATCTCCCGCCACCACGCCAGGATATTCTACGACTTCCAGCGCCGCCGCTTCGCGCTCGATGTGATCGGCAAGAACGGGTGCCTTGTTGAGGGTGTCCTGCATCTCCCCGGGAACCCGCCGGTTAAGCTCGATTCTCAGGACCTACTTCAGATTGGGGACAAGAAGTTTTACTTCCTGCTACCCACTCGGTCTATCTTTGCATCGGCTGCAGCGGCGCGGCATGCGCCTATCATCCCGCCGCAGATGCCTCCGCCGTCCTATGTGCGAACAGGCCGCCCTCGCTTGTCCGATTTCCATGACCGCTCCTTTGAGGGAGACTATGGCCGGGAGGGTGATGACATTGGTAATGGTGTCAGTGAAGGTGGAATGAGGGGGAAGTTGATAAAGAGAAACAAGAAGCTGTCCGGGGAGTCAGATATCTATGGTGGGCACCGGCATCGGATCAATGCTGAAGCAATTGGAACACTCGGTGAAG AAAGCAGATCAGAAATAAGATCAAGGGGTGACAGGGATATGGATAACCAACACATCCTGCAAGCAGAGGAAAAGGATGTAGTGTCATCTGTTGCAACAGTGTTATCTGACCTCTGTGGTCCTGGAGAATGGATGCCTATGGCAAAACTACACACAGAG AACTCTCATGGTGCCCTCTTCTCTGATGTCTTCTCTGTGCATTTTCAACCAGTCATCTAA
- the LOC102715413 gene encoding uncharacterized protein LOC102715413 codes for MEEKKKDLLRRLTIISIPFVFVAIPSIVIIVGMLSPHAAEPRGGAAPSPAQNHSVSMLSTMTGGQMILSCRAAYAGNWEYFHYFILDPYKPQRAFFQPPPPPAGEPYAILCKWGYMGNFLQDVVVFNSSAGYAPRCRVDEGGCHYLFQDGHMFLVTGRRRRREKTLVGDVLLRECAHALGVFPTVCRYKPHDNAYVGMIIGRWRWWFNY; via the coding sequence atggaggagaagaagaaggaccTGCTGCGGCGGCTGACGATCATCTCGATCCCGTTCGTGTTCGTCGCCATCCCGTCGATCGTGATCATCGTGGGGATGCTGTCGCCGCACGCGGCGGAGCCccggggcggcgccgcgccgtcgccggcgcagAACCACTCGGTGTCGATGCTGAGCACGATGACCGGCGGGCAGATGATCCTGAGCTGCCGCGCCGCCTACGCCGGCAACTGGGAGTACTTCCACTACTTCATCCTCGACCCCTACAAGCCGCAGCGCGCCTTCTTccagcccccgccgccgccggccggcgagccctACGCCATCCTGTGCAAGTGGGGGTACATGGGCAACTTCCTCCAGGACGTGGTGGTGTTCAACAGCAGCGCCGGCTACGCGCCCCGGTGCCGCGTCGACGAGGGCGGGTGCCACTACCTGTTCCAGGACGGCCACATGTTCCTCGTcacggggcggcgccggcgcagggAGAAGACGCTCGTCGGCGACGTGCTGCTCCGGGAGTGCGCCCACGCGCTCGGCGTCTTCCCCACCGTGTGCCGGTACAAGCCCCACGACAACGCCTACGTCGGCATGATCATCGGGCGCTGGCGATGGTGGTTCAACTACTAA
- the LOC102707609 gene encoding GDT1-like protein 4, which yields MPKRVLLLLAVVLGVAVLSLSAPLVAAAVAAGDQDPDGAAGDNATARLDRRTKMFLRTAGASGGGATETEMEKAGLGLFDAFFASLSMIIVSEIGDETFIIAALMAMRHPKSTVLSGALSALVVMTILSTGLGRIVPNLISRKHTNSAATVLYAFFGLRLLYIAWRSDSKASQKKEIEEVEEKLEAGQGKSTFRRIFSRFCTPIFLESFVLTFLAEWGDRSQIATIALATHKNAVGVAVGATLGHTICTSFAVVGGSMLASKISQGTVATIGGLLFLGFSLSSYFYPPL from the exons ATGCCTAAacgcgtcctcctcctcctcgccgtcgtcctcggcgtcgctgtcctctccctctccgcgcccctcgtcgccgccgcggtggctgCCGGAGACCAG GACCCcgatggcgccgccggcgacaacGCCACCGCCCGTTTGGATCGCCGCACCAAG ATGTTCCTCCGCACGGCcggggcgagcggcgggggcGCCACGGAGACGGAGATGGAGAAGGCCGGGCTGGGGCTCTTCGACGCCTTCTTCGCTAGCCTCTCCATGATTATCGTCAGCGAG ATTGGAGATGAGACCTTCATCATCGCGGCGCTGATGGCGATGCGGCACCCTAAATCCACCGTGCTCTCAGGCGCGTTGTCGGCGCTGGTCGTTATGACA ATATTGTCGACCGGGCTTGGAAGGATTGTTCCAAATTTGATATCGAGGAAGCACACTAACAGTGCGGCAACTG TCCTTTATGCATTCTTTGGGCTACGGTTGCTGTACATTGCTTGGAGGTCAGATTCTAAGGCATCACAGAAGAAggaaattgaagaa GTAGAGGAAAAGTTGGAAGCAGGACAAGGGAAATCAACATTTAGACGCATCTTCTCGAGGTTCTGTACTCCTATTTTCTTGGAG TCATTTGTGTTGACCTTCCTGGCGGAGTGGGGCGACCGAAGTCAGATCGCCACGATTGCG TTGGCTACGCACAAAAATGCGGTAGGGGTTGCCGTGGGAGCTACCTTGGGACACACCATCTGCACATCATTCGCTGTGGTGGGTGGCAGCATGCTGGCGTCCAAGATATCTCAGGGCACGGTGGCCACCATTGGAGGCCTCCTCTTCCTTGGCTTCTCTTTGTCATCATACTTCTACCCACCCTTGTGA
- the LOC102708176 gene encoding uncharacterized protein LOC102708176 gives MGVLGDGSGWCFCSGGAKLERIKNTVLAAKGAAVAAVSFPGGGGERGGGGGGSGFLIHRGLLLTTHGTIPSAAVAGTAEVRLSHGRLPARLVPQRFFITSPILDLTIVGLDVVNDDLNSHGQQPHFLKTCLNPSLDLGSTVLLLGHTKRKDLTIGEGKVVIATDNLIKFSTDEVTWYPGSAGFDMHGNLAFMVCDPMKLAPSTPTGYASASSTALLSSKKDVPTQFGMPIPAVCGWLKQHWNGNLEDVSKPMMPPARLISAGQRSECSSLGRINYIKTMEREGGDVISSSQIPPRLTQHNGSCSSASAKISCGENDSVDSHSIHEQQDLTSQMQEPKIEHPASLMDNNFPPGHPRSIRLPLPLKHMMSHENKIKPNPSFSHEAQLANVRINCGTLHNVAYQENCWSEAQSSSSPPERSDLGDERGGFSSGEETMYSAETRESRNIPSPKEKNPKMVGRSQSFVNHSKWDSPRSVESSKGVPSKSHTFIPLRKPHLQAAAISQKSQDFFSPTVSSSMKKRNLSQIPMKPRQSAQVTSKWII, from the exons ATGGGGGTCCTGGGCGACGGCTCCGGGTGGTGCTTCTGCTCCGGCGGGGCCAAGCTGGAGCGGATCAAGAACACCGTCCTCGCTGCCaagggcgccgccgtcgccgccgtgtccttccccggcggcggtggcgagaggggaggaggaggaggagggagcgggtTCCTCATCCACCGCGGCCTCCTGCTCACCACCCACGGCACCATCCCCTCGGCCGCGGTCGCCGGCACCGCCGAGGTCCGGCTCAGCCACGGCCGCCTCCCGGCTCGCCTCGTGCCGCAGAG ATTCTTCATCACTAGCCCCATTTTGGACCTTACAATAGTGGGTCTTGATGTGGTGAATGATGACTTAAATTCACATGGACAACAGCCTCATTTCCTAAAAACCTGCCTCAACCCCAGCTTGGACCTTGGCAGTACGGTTTTGCTCCTGGGTCACACAAAGAGAAAAGACCTGACGATAGGCGAAGGGAAGGTTGTAATAGCAACGGACAACCTGATAAAGTTCTCAACTGATGAAGTTACATGGTATCCTGGATCTGCTGGTTTTGATATGCACGGAAATTTAGCCTTTATGGTCTGTGATCCGATGAAGCTTGCACCTTCTACGCCTACTGGGTATGCTTCCGCATCATCAACTGCACTCCTTTCGTCAAAGAAGGATGTGCCAACACAGTTTGGGATGCCCATTCCTGCAGTCTGTGGTTGGTTGAAGCAACATTGGAATGGTAACTTAGAAGATGTTAGCAAGCCAATGATGCCTCCCGCACGATTAATATCCGCTGGGCAACGAAGTGAGTGTTCCTCTCTTGGTCGTATTAACTACATCAAGACCATGGAGCGAGAGGGTGGTGATGTGATATCATCATCACAAATACCACCTAGGCTGACACAGCATAATGGATCATGCAGTTCAGCTTCTGCGAAGATTTCATGCGGTGAAAATGATTCTGTTGACTCACATTCTATTCATGAACAACAAGATCTGACCTCACAAATGCAAGAACCGAAGATTGAGCATCCTGCTTCACTTATGGATAATAACTTTCCTCCAGGGCATCCAAGATCAATTCGCCTGCCACTTCCTCTAAAGCACATGATGTCTCATGAGAATAAGATAAAACCGAACCCTTCATTTTCACATGAAGCACAGCTAGCTAATGTGAGAATCAATTGTGGAACTCTTCACAATGTTGCTTACCAAGAAAATTGCTGGAGTGAGGCTCAGTCAAGTTCTTCTCCTCCAGAGAGATCAGATTTGGGGGATGAGAGAGGTGGTTTTAGCAGTGGGGAGGAGACAATGTACTCCGCAGAAACTAGGGAAAGCCGAAATATCCCTAGTCCAAAGGAAAAGAATCCTAAGATGGTTGGTAGATCACAAAGTTTTGTGAATCATAGCAAGTGGGACTCACCCAGAAGTGTTGAATCTTCGAAAGGGGTTCCCTCAAAGTCACATACCTTCATACCTTTGAGAAAACCACATTTGCAGGCTGCAGCCATTTCACAGAAAAGCCAAGATTTTTTCAGCCCTACTGTCTCATCAAGCATGAAAAAGAGAAACTTATCACAAATTCCTATGAAACCTCGACAAAGCGCTCAAGTTACCTCCAAGTGGATTATCTGA
- the LOC102707893 gene encoding uncharacterized protein LOC102707893, producing the protein MLRLRNHLLPLLRASFHASTFSSPLQLRRLLPSTAAASPSVHLSRLNSAAARSATATPFSVEEYLVGTCGLTGAQALEASKKVSSLKSPSKPDAVVAILSGLGLSRADLAVVIAAEPRILRIRPHNIGLRITALRDRVGLSDPQIVRILLSGGARGLQRGDMSPRLEFWIPFVGSFDTLLKILKRNNAIVFSNIEKVIKPNIALLRECGLRDCEIVQLSKTAARILTYNPERVKAVVQRAEKLRMLDYSWPWAFKHIVVTAARCNEGIVAARMEFLTGALGCSVDKLRSAVCKCPRILELSESKLLSKIEFLVTKVRVEPDYILHRPVLLTYSLEKRLVPRHYVVEVLLVKGLIKGGVDFYGCVCLSDKDFVARYIEYHENDVPGLADAYTAVCSGKSPPLI; encoded by the coding sequence atgCTCCGCCTCCGGAACCACCTCCTTCCCCTGCTCCGCGCCTCCTTCCATGCCTCCACCTTCTCCTCCCCTCTGCAgctccgccgccttctcccctccaccgccgccgcatccccCTCTGTGCACCTCAGCCGCCtcaactccgccgccgccaggtcTGCCACGGCGACCCCCTTCTCCGTGGAGGAGTACCTCGTCGGCACGTGCGGCCTCACCGGCGCCCAGGCGCTGGAAGCCTCCAAGAAGGTCTCCAGCCTCAAGTCCCCCTCCAAGCCGGACGCGGTGGTCGCTATCCTCTCCGGCCTCGGCCTCTCCCGCGCggacctcgccgtcgtcatcgccgccgaACCACGAATCCTTCGCATCAGGCCGCACAACATCGGCCTCCGCATTACCGCCCTACGCGACCGCGTCGGTTTGTCCGACCCCCAGATCGTCCGCATTCTCCTGTCCGGCGGCGCAAGGGGCCTCCAGAGAGGCGACATGTCCCCGAGGCTCGAGTTCTGGATCCCCTTCGTGGGATCCTTCGATACGCTTCTCAAGATCTTGAAGAGAAACAACGCAATCGTCTTCTCAAACATTGAGAAGGTTATCAAGCCCAACATCGCGCTGCTCCGGGAGTGCGGGCTACGTGATTGTGAAATTGTCCAGTTGTCCAAGACGGCAGCGCGTATCCTCACGTACAATCCAGAGCGAGTGAAGGCTGTTGTGCAGCGAGCCGAGAAGCTTCGCATGCTGGATTACTCGTGGCCATGGGCATTCAAGCACATTGTGGTCACTGCTGCCCGTTGCAATGAAGGCATTGTGGCTGCGAGGATGGAGTTCTTGACTGGAGCTCTTGGTTGCTCGGTGGACAAGCTCCGTTCTGCAGTCTGCAAGTGTCCACGAATTCTGGAATTATCCGAGAGCAAACTTCTCAGCAAGATAGAGTTCTTGGTTACCAAGGTCAGAGTGGAACCTGACTACATTTTGCATAGGCCTGTGTTGCTTACGTACAGCCTGGAGAAGCGGTTGGTGCCGAGGCATTATGTTGTAGAAGTCCTTCTGGTGAAGGGATTGATAAAAGGAGGTGTTGACTTTTACGGTTGTGTATGTTTGAGCGACAAAGATTTTGTAGCAAGGTACATTGAATACCATGAGAATGATGTTCCAGGGCTTGCAGATGCCTACACTGCAGTTTGTTCTGGGAAAAGTCCTCCATTGATCTAA